The following are encoded together in the Bubalus bubalis isolate 160015118507 breed Murrah chromosome 14, NDDB_SH_1, whole genome shotgun sequence genome:
- the CPXM1 gene encoding probable carboxypeptidase X1 isoform X1, whose product MWGLLLALATFAPAVDVGLGAPSTSVLGLASPATTKVPVPTPHSSPAQPSAGKENGTSEQHVRIRVIKKKKIVMKKRKKLTRPRPPVTARPSVTTSPSGTLDLPKKQEPDCPPLGLESLRVSDNQLDASSSQSFGLGPHRGRLNIQSGLEDGDLFDGAWCAEQQDAEPWLQVDARHPTRFSGIITQGRNSIWRYDWVTSYKVQFSNDSRTWWGSKNRSSGMDAVFPANSDPETPVLNLLPEPQVARFIRLLPQTWLQGGASCLRAEILACPVSDPNGLFPEVPMLGSSDSLDFRHHDYKAMRKLMKQVNEQCPNITRIYSIGKSHQGLKLYVMEMSDQPGEHELGEPEVRYVAGMHGNEALGRELLLLLMQFLCHEFLRGDPRVTRLLTETRIHLLPSMNPDGYETAFRRGSELVGWAEGRWNHQGIDLNHNFADLNTPLWEAEDEGLVPDTVPNHHLPLPTYYTLPNATVAPETWAVIKWMQRIPFVLSANLHGGELVVSYPFDMTRTPWAARELTPTPDEAVFRWLSTVYAGTNRAMQDPDRRPCHSQDFSLYGSIINGADWHTVPGSMNDFSYLHTNCFEVTVELSCDKFPHENELPQEWENNKDALLTYLEQVRMGIAGVVRDKDTELGIADAVISVDGINHDVTTAWGGDYWRLLTPGDYMVTASAEGYHTVTRSCRVTFEEGPVPCNFRLTKTPKQRLRELLAAGAKVPPDLRRRLERLRGQKN is encoded by the exons ATGTGGGGTCTCCTGCTCGCCTTGGCCACCTTCGCGCCTGCCGTCGATGTGGGTCTAGGGGCGCCCAGCACCTCCGTGCTGGGCCTGGCGTCGCCCGCGACCACCAAGGTCCCGGTCCCGACCCCCCATAGCAGCCCGGCACAGCCGTCCGCGGGGAAGGAGAACG GGACTTCAGAACAGCATGTCCGGATTCGAgtcatcaagaagaaaaagatcGTCATGAAGAAGCGAAAGAAGCTAACTCGCCCCAGACCCCCAGTGACTGCCAGGCCTTCAGTGACCACCAGCCCTTCAGGGACCCTTGACCTCCCTAAGAAGCAAGAACCAG ACTGTCCCCCTTTGGGCCTAGAGTCCCTGCGAGTTTCAGATAACCAGCTCGATGCATCTAGTAGCCAATCCTTTGGTCTTGGACCACACAGAGGACGGCTCAACATCCAG TCAGGCCTGGAAGATGGTGATCTTTTTGATGGGGCCTGGTGTGCCGAGCAGCAGGATGCCGAGCCATGGCTTCAGGTGGATGCTAGGCACCCCACCCGCTTCTCGGGCATTATCACACAGGGCAGGAACTCCATCTGGAG ATATGACTGGGTCACTTCATACAAAGTCCAGTTCAGCAATGACAGTCGGACCTGGTGGGGGAGTAAGAATCGCAGCAGCGGGATGGATGCG GTATTTCCTGCCAATTCGGATCCAGAGACACCAGTGCTAAATCTCCTGCCCGAGCCCCAGGTGGCCCGTTTCATTCGCCTGCTGCCCCAAACCTGGCTCCAGGGAGGTGCATCTTGCCTCCGGGCAGAGATCCTGGCCTGCCCGGTCTCAG ATCCCAATGGTCTATTCCCTGAGGTTCCCATGCTGGGATCCTCGGACTCACTAGACTTCCGGCATCATGATTATAAAGCCATGAGGAAG CTGATGAAGCAAGTGAACGAACAATGCCCCAACATCACCCGCATCTACAGCATCGGGAAGAGCCACCAGGGCTTGAAGCTGTATGTGATGGAAATGTCCGACCAGCCCGGGGAGCATGAGCTGG GAGAGCCTGAGGTGCGCTATGTGGCCGGCATGCATGGGAATGAGGCCTTGGGGCGGGAGTTGCTCCTGCTTCTAATGCAGTTCCTGTGTCATGAGTTCCTGAGAGGGGACCCGAGGGTGACCCGGCTGCTCACCGAGACGCGCATTCACCTGCTGCCCTCCATGAATCCTGACGGCTACGAGACTGCCTTCCGCCGG GGCTCAGAGCTGGTGGGCTGGGCAGAGGGACGCTGGAACCATCAGGGCATTGATCTTAACCATAATTTTGCTGACCTCAACACACCACTGTGGGAAGCAGAAGATGAAGGGCTGGTACCTGACACTGTCCCCAACCATCACCTGCCACTGCCCACTTACTACACTCTGCCCAATGCCACT GTGGCTCCTGAAACATGGGCAGTGATCAAGTGGATGCAGCGGATCCCTTTTGTGCTAAGTGCCAACCTCCACGGGGGTGAGCTCGTGGTATCCTACCCCTTCGACATGACTCGGACTCCGTGGGCTGCCCGTGAACTCACGCCCACCCCAGATGAGGCTGTGTTTCGCTGGCTCAGCACTGTCTATGCGGGCACTAATCGGGCCATGCAGGACCCAGATCGACGACCCTGCCACAGCCAGGACTTCTCCCTGTACGGCAGCATCATCAACGGGGCTGACTGGCACACAGTTCCTGGGA GCATGAATGACTTCAGCTACCTACACACCAACTGCTTTGAGGTCACTGTGGAGCTGTCCTGTGACAAATTCCCTCATGAGAACGAACTGCCCCAGGAGTGGGAGAACAACAAAGATGCCCTTCTCACCTACCTGGAACAG GTGCGCATGGGCATTGCTGGAGTTGTGAGGGACAAAGACACAGAGCTTGGGATTGCTGATGCCGTCATTTCTGTAGATGGAATTAACCATGATGTAACAACAG CATGGGGTGGGGATTATTGGCGCCTGCTGACCCCAGGGGACTACATGGTGACCGCCAGCGCGGAGGGCTACCACACAGTGACACGGAGCTGCCGGGTCACCTTTGAAGAGGGCCCTGTGCCCTGCAATTTCCGCCTCACCAAGACTCCCAAACAGAGACTTCGAGAGCTGCTGGCAGCTGGGGCCAAGGTGCCCCCGGACCTTCGGAGGAGGCTGGAACGGCTGAGGGGACAGAAGAATTAA
- the CPXM1 gene encoding probable carboxypeptidase X1 isoform X2 has product MWGLLLALATFAPAVDVGLGAPSTSVLGLASPATTKVPVPTPHSSPAQPSAGKENGTSEQHVRIRVIKKKKIVMKKRKKLTRPRPPVTARPSVTTSPSGTLDLPKKQEPDCPPLGLESLRVSDNQLDASSSQSFGLGPHRGRLNIQSGLEDGDLFDGAWCAEQQDAEPWLQVDARHPTRFSGIITQGRNSIWRYDWVTSYKVQFSNDSRTWWGSKNRSSGMDALMKQVNEQCPNITRIYSIGKSHQGLKLYVMEMSDQPGEHELGEPEVRYVAGMHGNEALGRELLLLLMQFLCHEFLRGDPRVTRLLTETRIHLLPSMNPDGYETAFRRGSELVGWAEGRWNHQGIDLNHNFADLNTPLWEAEDEGLVPDTVPNHHLPLPTYYTLPNATVAPETWAVIKWMQRIPFVLSANLHGGELVVSYPFDMTRTPWAARELTPTPDEAVFRWLSTVYAGTNRAMQDPDRRPCHSQDFSLYGSIINGADWHTVPGSMNDFSYLHTNCFEVTVELSCDKFPHENELPQEWENNKDALLTYLEQVRMGIAGVVRDKDTELGIADAVISVDGINHDVTTAWGGDYWRLLTPGDYMVTASAEGYHTVTRSCRVTFEEGPVPCNFRLTKTPKQRLRELLAAGAKVPPDLRRRLERLRGQKN; this is encoded by the exons ATGTGGGGTCTCCTGCTCGCCTTGGCCACCTTCGCGCCTGCCGTCGATGTGGGTCTAGGGGCGCCCAGCACCTCCGTGCTGGGCCTGGCGTCGCCCGCGACCACCAAGGTCCCGGTCCCGACCCCCCATAGCAGCCCGGCACAGCCGTCCGCGGGGAAGGAGAACG GGACTTCAGAACAGCATGTCCGGATTCGAgtcatcaagaagaaaaagatcGTCATGAAGAAGCGAAAGAAGCTAACTCGCCCCAGACCCCCAGTGACTGCCAGGCCTTCAGTGACCACCAGCCCTTCAGGGACCCTTGACCTCCCTAAGAAGCAAGAACCAG ACTGTCCCCCTTTGGGCCTAGAGTCCCTGCGAGTTTCAGATAACCAGCTCGATGCATCTAGTAGCCAATCCTTTGGTCTTGGACCACACAGAGGACGGCTCAACATCCAG TCAGGCCTGGAAGATGGTGATCTTTTTGATGGGGCCTGGTGTGCCGAGCAGCAGGATGCCGAGCCATGGCTTCAGGTGGATGCTAGGCACCCCACCCGCTTCTCGGGCATTATCACACAGGGCAGGAACTCCATCTGGAG ATATGACTGGGTCACTTCATACAAAGTCCAGTTCAGCAATGACAGTCGGACCTGGTGGGGGAGTAAGAATCGCAGCAGCGGGATGGATGCG CTGATGAAGCAAGTGAACGAACAATGCCCCAACATCACCCGCATCTACAGCATCGGGAAGAGCCACCAGGGCTTGAAGCTGTATGTGATGGAAATGTCCGACCAGCCCGGGGAGCATGAGCTGG GAGAGCCTGAGGTGCGCTATGTGGCCGGCATGCATGGGAATGAGGCCTTGGGGCGGGAGTTGCTCCTGCTTCTAATGCAGTTCCTGTGTCATGAGTTCCTGAGAGGGGACCCGAGGGTGACCCGGCTGCTCACCGAGACGCGCATTCACCTGCTGCCCTCCATGAATCCTGACGGCTACGAGACTGCCTTCCGCCGG GGCTCAGAGCTGGTGGGCTGGGCAGAGGGACGCTGGAACCATCAGGGCATTGATCTTAACCATAATTTTGCTGACCTCAACACACCACTGTGGGAAGCAGAAGATGAAGGGCTGGTACCTGACACTGTCCCCAACCATCACCTGCCACTGCCCACTTACTACACTCTGCCCAATGCCACT GTGGCTCCTGAAACATGGGCAGTGATCAAGTGGATGCAGCGGATCCCTTTTGTGCTAAGTGCCAACCTCCACGGGGGTGAGCTCGTGGTATCCTACCCCTTCGACATGACTCGGACTCCGTGGGCTGCCCGTGAACTCACGCCCACCCCAGATGAGGCTGTGTTTCGCTGGCTCAGCACTGTCTATGCGGGCACTAATCGGGCCATGCAGGACCCAGATCGACGACCCTGCCACAGCCAGGACTTCTCCCTGTACGGCAGCATCATCAACGGGGCTGACTGGCACACAGTTCCTGGGA GCATGAATGACTTCAGCTACCTACACACCAACTGCTTTGAGGTCACTGTGGAGCTGTCCTGTGACAAATTCCCTCATGAGAACGAACTGCCCCAGGAGTGGGAGAACAACAAAGATGCCCTTCTCACCTACCTGGAACAG GTGCGCATGGGCATTGCTGGAGTTGTGAGGGACAAAGACACAGAGCTTGGGATTGCTGATGCCGTCATTTCTGTAGATGGAATTAACCATGATGTAACAACAG CATGGGGTGGGGATTATTGGCGCCTGCTGACCCCAGGGGACTACATGGTGACCGCCAGCGCGGAGGGCTACCACACAGTGACACGGAGCTGCCGGGTCACCTTTGAAGAGGGCCCTGTGCCCTGCAATTTCCGCCTCACCAAGACTCCCAAACAGAGACTTCGAGAGCTGCTGGCAGCTGGGGCCAAGGTGCCCCCGGACCTTCGGAGGAGGCTGGAACGGCTGAGGGGACAGAAGAATTAA
- the C14H20orf141 gene encoding uncharacterized protein C20orf141 homolog — MTHLCLPRPEAAVSPTPGPPRVMGAGEGSASPVGPCVSPWGPSWAQVLDSVLGLGALGLTIRAIFSTTGPALLLLLLLVSFLAFDMLHRPAGPTWSQHTHLRRGQSQGAGEGLGQQEAPPAVAVAGRLSLQEALLLLCLGAGLLLGARGVPLALLALAFCLHPWT, encoded by the exons atgacccacctctgCTTACCCAGGCCCGAAGCTGCTGTTTCTCCTACCCCAGGCCCTCCCAGGGTCATGGGTGCAGGGGAGGGATCAGCTAGTCCAGTGGGTCCATGTGTGTCCCCCTGGGGCCCTAGCTGGGCCCAGGTCCTGGATAGTGTCCTAGGACTGGGGGCACTGGGGCTGACAATTCGGGCCATCTTTTCCACAACTGGcccagccttgctgctgctgctgctactggtcAGCTTCCTGGCCTTCGACATGCTCCACCG GCCTGCAGGTCCCACCTGGTCACAGCACACACATCTCAGAAGAGGCCAGAGTCAGGGGGCCGGCGAGGGTCTGGGGCAGCAGGAGGCTCCACCCGCGGTGGCAGTCGCAGGACGACTCAGCCTCCAGGAGGCTCTGTTGCTGCTGTGCCTGGGCGCGGGGTTGCTCCTGGGAGCCCGCGGTGTGCCTTTGGCCCTGCTTGCCCTTGCTTTTTGCCTTCATCCTTGGACCTGA
- the TMEM239 gene encoding transmembrane protein 239 isoform X2: MVPLLAGPHPDPGHNRAPLGRVGALRVGAQLWLPGCPGCGRKQHDLGTCPEVPGISRAAPAAGLALSLGAPTTMQQLRMETDAIGAGEGPQRAVPWSAWVSREGWVRWCMCHVPPSWTQWWTTSGWRQPLQRVLWGLEGVLYLLLALMLCHALFTTGSHLLSSLWPVAAAVWRHLLPAVLLLLLSALPALLFAASFLLLFSTLLSLVGLLTSMSQPGNAQDLDQ; the protein is encoded by the exons ATGGTCCCTCTCTTGGCTGGCCCCCACCCTGACCCGGGTCATAATAGGGCTcctctggggagggtgggggcactGAGAGTGGGGGCTCAACTCTGGCTGCCAGGCTGTCCTGGGTGCGGCAGGAAGCAACATGACTTAGG CACCTGCCCTGAGGTCCCAGGCATCTCCAGGGCTGCTCCTGCAGCTGGCCTGGCCCTCTCCCTAGGTGCACCAACCACAATGCAGCAGCTACGAATGGAGACAGATGCCATCGGGGCCGGCGAGGGGCCGCAGCGTGCGGTGCCCTGGTCAGCCTGGGTCTCTCGGGAGGGCTGGGTGCGCTGGTGCATGTGTCACGTGCCCCCGAGCTGGACCCAGTGGTGGACTACATCTGGCTGGCGGCAACCACTGCAGCGTGTGCTGTGGGGTCTGGAGGGGGTCCTCTACCTGCTGCTGGCCCTGATGCTGTGTCACGCGCTCTTCACCACCGGCTCCCACCTCCTGAGTTCCCTGTGGCCTGTGGCGGCTGCGGTGTGGCGCCATCTGCTGCCagctgtcctgctgctgctgctcagtgcCCTCCCCGCGCTGCTCTTCGCCGCCTCCTTCCTGCTGCTGTTTTCCACACTACTGAGCCTCGTGGGCCTCCTCACCTCCATGTCTCAACCAGGCAACGCTCAGGACTTAGACCAATAG
- the TMEM239 gene encoding transmembrane protein 239 isoform X1, whose amino-acid sequence MQQLRMETDAIGAGEGPQRAVPWSAWVSREGWVRWCMCHVPPSWTQWWTTSGWRQPLQRVLWGLEGVLYLLLALMLCHALFTTGSHLLSSLWPVAAAVWRHLLPAVLLLLLSALPALLFAASFLLLFSTLLSLVGLLTSMSQPGNAQDLDQ is encoded by the coding sequence ATGCAGCAGCTACGAATGGAGACAGATGCCATCGGGGCCGGCGAGGGGCCGCAGCGTGCGGTGCCCTGGTCAGCCTGGGTCTCTCGGGAGGGCTGGGTGCGCTGGTGCATGTGTCACGTGCCCCCGAGCTGGACCCAGTGGTGGACTACATCTGGCTGGCGGCAACCACTGCAGCGTGTGCTGTGGGGTCTGGAGGGGGTCCTCTACCTGCTGCTGGCCCTGATGCTGTGTCACGCGCTCTTCACCACCGGCTCCCACCTCCTGAGTTCCCTGTGGCCTGTGGCGGCTGCGGTGTGGCGCCATCTGCTGCCagctgtcctgctgctgctgctcagtgcCCTCCCCGCGCTGCTCTTCGCCGCCTCCTTCCTGCTGCTGTTTTCCACACTACTGAGCCTCGTGGGCCTCCTCACCTCCATGTCTCAACCAGGCAACGCTCAGGACTTAGACCAATAG